AGGATGTAGTCTTTTGTTTTTAGTTGTTGTATAATTTCTATGCTTACATTCAGTGCAGGCTAAAATTATTTTATCTCTCATTAAAACACACCTCCTACGC
This portion of the Senegalia massiliensis genome encodes:
- the rpmG gene encoding 50S ribosomal protein L33; this encodes MRDKIILACTECKHRNYTTTKNKRLHPDRVEMKKYCKFCKTHTNHKETK